The Spirochaetota bacterium DNA window ATTGTTATAAATAAGCAAAAGTTCTTTCAAAGCTTCATCAAACTGATTCTTATTGAGATAAATATCTGCAAGTTTAAATCTAACTTGAGCTTCTGAAATTCCATAAGTTTCTAAATTATATCTAAAAAGATAATTATACTCGCTTTTTGCTTCATTATAGTTTTTCATATTCCATAAACATTCAGCTAAATAATAGTGATTAATTGGATTATCAGGATCTCTTTTTATAAGCTTTCTCAAATATCCAGCTGCTTCTTCAAATCTTCCCGATGAAATTAATTGTTTTATTTTAGCTATTTTAACTGGTGAAAAAAAAACTTTATAAAGTATAATTGAAATTATAAAAAGAATTCCAGATCCAACACCTATCAATAATGAAATATCCACAAATTCTCCAATTTTTTCTAGAATTTTATTATTACATTTTATGTTTAATTTTTAAATTTTTAAGCTATAATATAAAAAAATATTATTTCTTATTATATAACATTTTTTACCTATATAAAAATATTATATTATATTAATTTTTCAATAATACTATTAGTTATACTATTTTTGATTGTACAATAATATTTATTGTTTATATTTTTTATCGATTATTATTTAAATGTTTATTAAAAAATATTTGGAAAAGAATGAAGAAAAAAATAAAAAAAATTATAATATTAACTTTTATAATTTTCACAACTTTTATATTTCATATAAATAAGTTAAACATTATTTACTCTGAAGAAGAAAATAAAAACTTTATTGAAGGTGAAAAGTATTATATTCAATCTAAATTTCAAATCGCGAAACAATATTTAATTCTAGCTTTAAATGAAGGATATAAAAATGTCTTATTGTTTTATTATTTAGGAAACATATATTTTTTTGATAAAGATTACAAAGAAGCTTTAAAATATTATCTTATTGCTATTGAATATAATAAATATGAAAAAGAACTCAACTATAATATAGGTCTCACTTATTATATGTTGGAGGATTATGTAAACTCAATAAAATATTTTAACAATTGCCTTAAGATTGATCCTATATTTGATAGTGCTTATTTACAACTTGGATTTTGTTATTTTAAACTTAAAGATAAAGCAAAAACAATAGAAAACTTTCAATATTATGTTGCTTATACTAAAAATGAAGAAAAAAAAGAAAAAATATTAAAAATATTAGAACTTTTAAAAGATCCAAACTTTAAATTTCCCGAAAATACTCAAGTAGCAAGTTCTAGCTCATCAACCCAGGGAACCTCTACATCTGGTTCAGGATCAGGAAGTGGGTCATCAGGAAGTGGAACTTCTTCATCATCTGGAAGTACAAGTTCTTTATCTTCACTTTTAGACTCTATATTAAATGATCCTGAAACTGTTGAAATATCTGAACCAACAGGTGAAGAAACTGAAAATGAAGAAGATATTTAATTATTTATTTTAAATAACAAAAAATTTTTTCTAAAATTTTTTAAAATTATTTAAATAAACTAAGGAGTTTTTATGAATAATAAAGATCAAAGATTAAAAAACACAAAACAATTAATTATAGCTATTTCTATTACCGGAATCTTATTACTTATTCTTTCTCTCATCACAGTAAATATAATTAAAAACAATTATATAGATTCAAGGTTAAAATTAGCAAAAACTTTAATTGAAGGCAAAGATTATGAGGAAACAAAAAAATTATTACAAGAAATATTACTAAAATATCCAAATCATTTGTATTCAAATTTAATATATAAAAATTTAATTAAAAATAATTATGATCTTGCATTAAAATTAATAGAAGAGTACCTAAATAAAGGCAAAAAGGAGAATTTAAAAATTGCACAAGAAAAAGAAAAATCAAATACAACTAATTCAAACTCAAATAGTAGTATAAACCAAAAGAATACTAAAGATAAAACTTCTATTTCCAATGAATCTTCAAATACTAAATCATCTGAAAACACATCCCAAAATAGTTCAATAGCACCAAAAACCTCTAAAAATAACGAATCTACAAAAAAAACAACAGCCATATCTTCACCTTCAACTCAATCATCCTCTTCTAGCTCTAGTGTTCAGAATCCTTCAAAAAATCAACAATCTCAAACACAAGAAACTAAACAAACAGAATCAACTACAACACAACAGCAACCAAAAATTGATCCAAATAAACAAAAATATGATGAACTTATAAAAAAAGGAAAAGAAGAATTAAATAAAGGAAATATAGGAAAAGCAATAGAATATTTTGAAGATGCTAAAAAATATAAAAATGATGATTATGAAGCATATGAACAATTAGCCTTATCATATTATAAACTAAATCCTAACTCATCTGAAAACCAGAAAAAAATAATTGAAAATGCAAATAAGGCAACTGATATTAAGAAAGATAGCGTTTTATCTTATGTTCTTTTGGGAAAAATTTATTATAAAAATGGCCTTTATGATAAATCAATAGATTCTTTCAGTAAAGCTTTATCTTATGATCCAAATAATATAGATGCAATGGAAGGAATGGTATTAAATTATATAGCACTTAAAGATGAAGAAAAAGCAAAAAATTATATAGAAAAATTATATAAAGCTGATCCAAAAAATTTTATAGCAAACAAATATCTTGGTAAAATGGCTCTTGATGCAAAAAATTACAATCAAGCTTTAGCCCATATTGAAACTGCATATAAAGTTAATCCTGATGACAAAGAAAACATAATAAATTATTTAAAAGCACTATATTCTTTAAATAAATTTAATGAAGTTATTAGTTTAGCACAAAATTCACTTAAAAAGGAACCTAAATATGTTGATGAATATTTATTCTTATCTCTCTCATACTGGAAAATAGGACAAGGAAATAATTCTATTTCTACATTTAATGAAGGTTTAAAATCAAATAATTACTACGATGAAACTTATAAATATAAATATTTTTATAATTATGGGAAAGTTCTTGCAGATCTTAAAAAATTTAATGAAGCAGAAGAAATGTTTAAAAAATCAATTGAAATAAATAATTCATATCTATTACCTTATGAAGAGTTAGGGTCTCTATATATTAATAACTTAAAGAAATATAAAGAAGCAATCCAAGTTCTGGAAAAAGCAATACAACTTGGAGGGGTAAACTATACGAATTACTTTAATCTTGGAACAGCATATAAAGAAATGGGAGATATGCAAAAAGCTTTAGAAAATTATGCTTCTGCTATTAATGAAAACAAAAAGATAACAGATGTTAACCAAAGATCACAAAATTATGCAAAAGTTTATTCTATAATTGGAAATATGATTTTAAAAGACGATCCAGCAAAATCTTATGAATACTATAAAAAAGCTCTAACATATGCATCTCCATTTATTGAAACTTATAGTGGCTTTTGTGATGCTGCATTAAAAATTGATAATTTTAATGACTTAAATACATTAAATGATACAGTTACTAAATTCGAAGCAAATGTTAAAACTTCCATATCTTCTGATCTTGATATAAATAGAGAGAAAGCAAACTTTTATGTTAAAGCTGGTACTTTATATTTTAAACTTAAAGTTTTTGATAAAGCTGAATCTATGGCAAAAAAGGCTATTTCATTAATAAGTAAATATGCATCAGCTTATGATCTTATAATAGAAGCTCTAATTGCACAAAAAAAGTATGATGAAGCTTTAAAATATATTGATACATATCTTGGTTTTGCAAATGAAGAAAAAAGAAAAGAATTATTAAAAAAGATTGAAGAAATAAATAAAAATAAATAAAATTTTGTAAAAAAATTATTTTAATAAAATTTTTTATAGATTATTTTTTAATTATTTGATATATTTGTTTTAAATTAAATAAAGTGAATATTTGGATCTTATTTATTATATCTAATAACTATTTAAGATTTAACTATTTAATTTAATTTGATTGAAAATAATAAGTTCATTGTAAAATTTTTATTATTAAATATTTTTAATTATTAAAAGAGAGGAATTATTTATGGGAAATTATATTGAGCTTAATGAATCAAATTTTGAAAATGAAGTATTAAAATCAGATTTACCTGTTCTTGTTGACTTTTGGGCTCCATGGTGTGGTCCATGTAAAATGATATCTCCATTTATTGATGAAATAGCTAAAGAATATACAGGGAAATTAAAAGTTTGTAAATTAAACACAGATGAAGGTTTCGAAATATCTTCCAAATACCAAATTGTTTCAATACCAACATTAATTCTTTTTATAGGTGGAAAAGAAATAAAAAGAATTATAGGTGCTATGCCAAAAAATCAGATAGTTAAGTTTATTGAAGAAAACTTAAAAAAATAAAAAATGGATGATTTAGAGAGAAACAAATCTGAGATATACAAAAAATTAGATTTAAATTTTATATTAAAAGAAATTGAAAATTTTACTCAAAACTTAAATGATAACTATTACTTAATTTTTTCCGAATACCTTATAGAATTAATTCATAATAAATCATCAATAAATTCCAACAAAGAACAAAAGAAAAATAAAATATTGTTTTTTATTAATAATATTTCATCTTTTATTATATTCTTTGAATTATTTAAAAACCCTAATTTCTATTTTAATTATAAAAAGCAATTATATTCATTTATATTTATCATATATCATCATAATAATATACTTTACAATCTAAATAATCTAATTTTTGTTACAGGGGATTTTAATTATATTGATAATATTTTACTAAATGGTTTTGATGAACTTTTTTTTCTTGATTCAAAAATTATTATTCTTGAAGAAAATTTTCATGAAAAAATAGCTAAAAATTTATTAGAAACTAAAATAAAACTAGAAAATTCATATTCTAATTACTTAGAGAAAAATTCTATATCATTTCAATATTTAAATTACCAGAACTTTCTTGATAAAATAAAAAATAGCATTAATCTAATAAAATTAAAAAATTTATCCTCCTTTTCATCCTCTATACAACATAACCAATATTTAAGAAATTTTTTTAAAAACATTTTTTTAATAAAAAATAATATTATAAATAATTTTTATTCTTATATCAACATTGAAACAAATTATATTAATGTTTTTGGAGCATCTCCAAAATTAAATTATCTATTTAATTACTCTCTTGAAAAAAATCTATATATTTTTGACAATTCAACTAATTTTTCAATTATTTCAAACATAGATCTTTTTTTTTACAAAAATATACCAGTAGATTTCTACATAAACTTCGATACAAACTTTTTTACAATTTTAAGCATCTATAAATTTTTAAATTACTGTCAAAAAATAACCTATAATAACAATAAAGAATTACAAAAACTAAATATACTTACCTCCTTATACTCCCCATATTCATTTATTTTAAGAAAAATAAAATTATCCAATAAAAGTGAATTTATTAATATTATTTTTTGCTCATTTAATTCAATTATAGAACAGATAATATTTGATAATATAATGGTTAATCAAAATAATTTCTCTGGAACATCTATAAATATGTTAGTAAATTTTTTAAACATTCTAGCGATTAAAAGTAGATCAAAATTTTTTTTAAAAATTATTGGATCAGATTATGAAAATTTAGATTTCAATTTTAATAAAATATCCCATCATAAATTGTATCCACTTTTTTATTATATTTTAAAACATGAAAATTATATCAAAAATATTCATAGCTGGGAAGCTAAAAATATTTATTACTCTTCTGAAAAACACAATTCATATAAACTTGATATTTCATTAAAAAATTTTGATAATATAAAAACTAATTTTATTAAAGACTTAAATTCATATAATAATTTTTTTTATAATAAAACACCAAATAATAAAGAAAATAATAGATATGAAATGATTCCTTTTGATATAAATAGATTTACTCAAAATATTGATAATTTAAAAATAATCATTAATGATTTTATAAATAATATTAGTGAATTCATTATTAAATATGGAGAAGAAAATTTATTAACAAATTATTATTATGATACGAAATATAATGATAATTTATTTATAAAAAATCTATTTAAAGAATTATTTTTTAGTGAAATCTATTGCAACTTAACAAAAAACGAACTTAAATATTCAAAAAAAATTAAGAAAATAAAAAAGTTTTTAAATTTTATTTAATTTTTAATATTTATTTTTATACATTTATAATAATAATAAAAATAATCATAAAATTCATTAAATAAACTATGTTTAAATAATAAAACATTAATAGCTAGAAATTTAGTAAATCAACGATATTAAAATTAGCTAATATTAATATCATATAGATAATATTGTTTATTGATAATCTTTTTTAAAATAATTTCAGCATCTAT harbors:
- a CDS encoding tetratricopeptide repeat protein, with translation MKKKIKKIIILTFIIFTTFIFHINKLNIIYSEEENKNFIEGEKYYIQSKFQIAKQYLILALNEGYKNVLLFYYLGNIYFFDKDYKEALKYYLIAIEYNKYEKELNYNIGLTYYMLEDYVNSIKYFNNCLKIDPIFDSAYLQLGFCYFKLKDKAKTIENFQYYVAYTKNEEKKEKILKILELLKDPNFKFPENTQVASSSSSTQGTSTSGSGSGSGSSGSGTSSSSGSTSSLSSLLDSILNDPETVEISEPTGEETENEEDI
- a CDS encoding tetratricopeptide repeat protein codes for the protein MNNKDQRLKNTKQLIIAISITGILLLILSLITVNIIKNNYIDSRLKLAKTLIEGKDYEETKKLLQEILLKYPNHLYSNLIYKNLIKNNYDLALKLIEEYLNKGKKENLKIAQEKEKSNTTNSNSNSSINQKNTKDKTSISNESSNTKSSENTSQNSSIAPKTSKNNESTKKTTAISSPSTQSSSSSSSVQNPSKNQQSQTQETKQTESTTTQQQPKIDPNKQKYDELIKKGKEELNKGNIGKAIEYFEDAKKYKNDDYEAYEQLALSYYKLNPNSSENQKKIIENANKATDIKKDSVLSYVLLGKIYYKNGLYDKSIDSFSKALSYDPNNIDAMEGMVLNYIALKDEEKAKNYIEKLYKADPKNFIANKYLGKMALDAKNYNQALAHIETAYKVNPDDKENIINYLKALYSLNKFNEVISLAQNSLKKEPKYVDEYLFLSLSYWKIGQGNNSISTFNEGLKSNNYYDETYKYKYFYNYGKVLADLKKFNEAEEMFKKSIEINNSYLLPYEELGSLYINNLKKYKEAIQVLEKAIQLGGVNYTNYFNLGTAYKEMGDMQKALENYASAINENKKITDVNQRSQNYAKVYSIIGNMILKDDPAKSYEYYKKALTYASPFIETYSGFCDAALKIDNFNDLNTLNDTVTKFEANVKTSISSDLDINREKANFYVKAGTLYFKLKVFDKAESMAKKAISLISKYASAYDLIIEALIAQKKYDEALKYIDTYLGFANEEKRKELLKKIEEINKNK
- the trxA gene encoding thioredoxin; translation: MGNYIELNESNFENEVLKSDLPVLVDFWAPWCGPCKMISPFIDEIAKEYTGKLKVCKLNTDEGFEISSKYQIVSIPTLILFIGGKEIKRIIGAMPKNQIVKFIEENLKK